The window CTCGGGATCATCGGATGGGGACATGGCGTGGGACGACGTCTGCCGCTGCAACAGCCCCGGGCCGCGACCGCCGTCGGAGCCGCCGCCGTCACCATCTCGCTTCAACTCGTCGGCGCGGTCCCGCTCGTCGGCGACGTGGTCGTCGGCTTCGTCGTGCTCAGCGGCCTCGGCGCGGTCGCCATCACCTACGTTGGGTTCACCGCCTTCCAGCCCGCGCCACTGCCCTGATGTGTCACCACGTGGTGGGCGTTGCGCCCGGACCCGGCGTCCGGCTACATCCTCGGACTGCCGCTGATGTAGCTCTGCATGCTCTCCTTCTCGAAGGTGAGCTCGTCGATCCGCGCCTTGACGACGTCGCCGATCGACACGATGCCCGCGAGCCGACCGTCGACGACGACGGGCAGGTGGCGGCCGCGGTGCCTGGTCATGGCTTCCATGACGGCGTCGCTCGTCTCGTCGGGTCCACACGTGCGGACATCGGCCGTCATGACGGCCTTGACCGGCGCGTGCAACGTGGCCTCGCCTTCATCGGCCAGGCGGCGGACAATGTCGCGTTCGCTGATGATCCCGTCGACCGTGTCGCCGGCGGCCGAGACGACCAGCGCCCCGACATCGTGGTCGGCCAGCGCGCGCAGGGCGTCGATCACCGTGGCGTCGGGCGGGATCGTGGCGACGTCGGCACCCTTGCGGTCGAGGATGACCGAGACGCGGACACTCATGTTGCGGCCTCCACTTCACTTGCCTGTCTGCTGCACCATGCATCATCACCCCGCGGGTGCGCGAATGAAAGCCGCCGGTGCAAGTAACGGGCCGGTCCAACGCCGGAACGGGCATCACAACAGCGTGCGCCCAGGGCGACCGTCGCGCGTCCTGCTGATGAAGGTCCCTGCGTGCACAGCCGTCCGCCTCTTCGCGCACCGCGGCGTGGCACGACACTTGACGTGACGGGGTGTGTGCCCCCTGGATCCCCTGCGGAGTGAGGTGAGCAGCGTGGCCGCGATCGAGGTCGATGGACTGCGAAAGACGTACGGGAGCGTCCGCGCCGTCGACGGGCTGAGCTTCACGGTCGCCCGGGGCGAGGTGTTCGCGTTGCTCGGACCCAACGGCGCCGGCAAGACGACGACGGTGGAGATCCTGGAGGGGCACCGCAGCCGCGACAGCGGCACGGTGTCGGTCCTCGGCTTCGACCCGGAGGACGGCGGAGGCGCCTACCGGGAACGCATCGGCATCGTCCTCCAAGAGGCCGCGCTGGATGAGGAGTTCAGCGTCCGTGAGCTGGCGCGGCTGTACGCGGGCTTCTTTCCGGCACCGCGATCGGTCGACGAGGTGATCGGGCTCGTCGGACTGACCGACAAGGCCGACGTCCGGATCGGCACGCTGTCGGGCGGGCAGCGCCGACGGGCCGACCTCGCGCTCGGGTTGATCGGCGATCCCGAACTGCTGTACCTCGACGAGCCGACGACCGGCTTCGATCCGTCAGCCAGGCACGCCGCCTGGGAGATGCTCGAGGGCCTTCGGGAACTGGGAAAGACGATCCTGCTGACGACCCACTACATGGACGAGGCGGAGCATCTCGCCGACCGCGTCGCGATGATCGCCGCGGGACGGCTGGTGGCGCTCGGCACACCCGACGAGCTCGCGGAGCAGCAGATGGCGAGCACGACCGTGATCACGTTCGTCGCGCCGGACGAGTACGGCTCGCTGCCGGCGTTGCACGGGCGTGCACAGCGCGACGGTCACCGTGTGGAGGTTCGCACCTCGGCGCCGACCGACGATCTGCACGAGCTGACCGCCTGGGCGCTCGCGCGCGGTGTGGAGCTGCGTTCACTGCGGCTCGCGCGGCCGACTCTCGAGCAGGTGTACCTCGACGTGGTCGGACGGGCGGAGCGGGAGCGCGCCGATGTCTGACGCGATGGCCGCCCGGCAGGCACGGCGGACGTCCGGGCCCGCGCTCGTGGGCGCGCAGGTCGTGTACGCGGTCAGGGCGTTCCTGCGCAACCGTGCGTCGGTCGTGCTCGCCCTCGGGCTGCCGCTGACGTTCCTCGTGGTGTTCGGGCTGATGGTCGGCAACGAGACGATATCCGCTGAGAGCGACGTCCGGGTGGCGCAGTACCTCGCGCCTGTCGCCGTGGTGTTCGCGGTGGCGATGATCACGTTCTCGGCCCTGCCCACCGGGGTGGCGCGGGCGAGGGAGCGGGGCATCCTGAAGCGGCTGCACGGCACGCCGCTGCCGTGGTCGGACTTCCTCGTCGGGCGGGTCGGTGCGGCCGTCGTGATCTCGCTGGCCGGCGTCGCGGTGCTGTTGGCCGTGGGCGTCCTCGCCTACGACGTCCAGTTGTTCGGCCGCACCGCCGGGGCCCTCGTCGTGACGCTCGTCGTGGGCATCGCCTGCTTCGCCGCGTTGGGTCTCGCCGCCGTTGCGCTCCTGGGGCCGAGCACCGTCGTCGAGGCCGTCACAAGCGGCTGCATCGTGATCCTGGCGTTCATCTCCGGGATCTTCGTCGTGGGCACCGACATGCCGCCGTGGCTCGACAGAGTCGGGTCGTTCTTCCCGTTGAAGCACTTCGTTGACGCGATGACCACCGCATTCGACCCGTTCGGAACGGGTACCGGCCTCTCGCCCGACCACCTGGCGGTCATGGCGGCATGGGGCGTCGTCGGGCTCGTCGTCGCTGCGCGGTTCTTCCGGTGGGCGCCGCCGGTGGCTGTGGGTGGCCGCACCGGTCGCGGCACCGGCACCGACACGGTGGGCCCGCGGTCCATGCGCCACATCGTCGCAGGCCAGGTCCGCTACGCCGACGCGGCCCTGTGGCGCGACCCGGGCGGATGGTTCTTCGGCCTGGCGTTCCCCGTGCTGCTGCTCGTGCTCATGCCGCTGCTGTTCGGCGAAGAGGTGCGGATCGGGGGCCGCACGATGGCGGAGATCCTGGCCGCGGGCATGCCGGTCTACGCGATCGCGGTGGTCGCCTACGTCGTGCAGGCCTCGGCCGTGGCCAAGGCGCGAGACCGTGGCGTGCTCAAACGACTGGGTGGCACGCCGCTGCCGGGGTGGGCGTACGTCGCCGGGCGCATCGGTTCGACGCTGTGGATCAGTGCCGCCGACACCGTCGTGATCCTTGCGGTCGCCGCCGGTCTGCACGACGTGACGATCCACCCGGCCGCCGTCCCGGGGCTCGCACTCGCGGTCCTGGTCGGCGGCGTGAGCCTCGCTGCGTTGGGCCTCGCGCTCGCCGCGCTGGTGCCGCGATCGTCATCGGTCGACGCGATCGCGTTGGGGACCCTGCTGCCGGTGGCCCTGCTGTCAGGGCTCTTCCCGGTCGCGGCTGACTACCCGCCAGCCGTCCGGGACGCCATCGCGCTGCTGCCACTGAGCCCGTTCCGGCAGGCCGTCGCCGATGCGCTGGCATCGACGACGACACCGGAGATCGCGTGGACGTCGCTTTCCGTGATGGTGGCCTGGGGTGTCGTGGCTGCGCTCGTCGCGACGCGACTGCTGCGGCGAGAACCCGCGGCCCGCCGTCGGGCGACGTCCGCCGCTGTGGATGGTGAGGCGGCCTGATCGCCGAAGGCGGCCATGGCGATGCGTTCCACGACCGCAACCCGCGACCAGGCGACCGGCACTCCTGCTGCCGGCAGGCACGCAGGTGAGGAGATCCGGCGACCGCTGCCTCGATGGCCTCACCGCTCCGACGTAGCCATCGCGCATCAGCCTGACGTCCGGTCCCATGGTCAATGAGGGCGATGGTCAGGTGGCCTGACATGACCATTGACCTGACCCGGGTCACTGGCTGACAATCCGCGTCGACACGTACGCGAGGTTCCCGGTCACCTGGAGGATCTCGGGAGCGAAAGCGCGGAGCGGGCACGCGCACGGCCCGTCGGCGCTCTGCGTTCCCCGGTGGCCGCCGGCCTCACGCTGGCCCGCCATGGCCTGCCGTGGTATGGCCTGCCCACAGCGGAATGGGGAGCACCATGCTGACTCGGCGGCAGTTCCTGCGATCAGGCGCGTACTCGACAGCGGCGGTGATGGTCGCGCCCGGGTTGATGATGAAGATCGGGCCCAGCGGGCCGGTGCTGTTCCAGATCCCCGGCGGGAGCCTGGCGCCCGGCGACGTGGCCAAGTATGCGCTGCCGCTCGTGAAGCCGCCGGCCATGCCGCTCAGCAAGGGCTCCAACAGGAACAGGGACTTCTACCGGATCGGCGTGCGCCAGTTCCGGCAGCGGATCCTGTCTCCGCCGCATCCGGCGACCACCGTGTGGAGCTACGGGTCCGTGGACTTCCCCGGCCCGGCGGTCGACCCTGACACTGGTTCACTGACCGGCGGGACCTTCAACTACCCGGCCTTCACGATCGAGGCCACCGCCAACAAGCGCACGCAGGTGTTGTGGCGCAACGAGCTGGTCGACCAGAACAACAACTTCCTGCCACACCTGTTGCCGATCGACCAGACCCTGCACTGGGCCAACCCACCGGGCGGCCTTGACGGCCGCGACACGCGGCCGACGAACCCGAGCCAGGCGCCGTACATGGGCCCGGTGCCGCTCGTCACACACGTGCACGGCGCCCACACCGGCGAGGACAGTGACGGCTACGCGGAAGCCTGGTACCTGCCGAACGCCGCGAACATCCCAGCCGGGTACGCGACGACGGGGTCATTCTACGACTACTACAACACGAAGTACGCCCACGACTGGGCACCGGGCACGGCATCGTTCATGTACCCGAACGACCAGCCGGCGGCGACACTGTGGTACCACGACCACACGCTGGGCATGACCCGCAACAACGTGTATGCGGGGCCGGCAGGGTTCTGGTTGATCCGGGGCGGACCCTACGAGAAGGATCTGGGTTACGTCGCAGCGGGGGTCGGGGACAGCCCGCTCGGCAAGTACACCGAGATCCCGATCGCGATCCAGGACCGGTCGTTCAATGCCGACGGATCGCTGTTCTATCCGGACAACCGCGCGTTCTTCGAGGGGCTCAACCCGGCGCAGCTGCAGATCCCGTTCATCCCTGACGAGGCCTGCGATGGACTGCCCAGCGACGTGTCGCCGATCTGGAACCCCGAGTTCTTCGGCAACATGATCGTCGTCAACGGCTTCACGTGGCCGTTCCTCGAGGTGGAGCGACGGCGCTACCGGTTCCGCTTCCTCAACGGCTGCAACTCGCGGTTCCTCGTCCTGAAGCTGACGACCTCGCCTCGGACGGACAACGGCGGATTCAACACGCCCGAGTTCTCGTTCTGGCAGATCGGGGCGGAGCAGGGCTTCCTCCCAGCGCCGGTCGAGCTCGACCACCTGCTGATGGGGCCTGCCGAGCGTGCAGACGTGATCGTCGACTTCACCGACATTCCGGTGGGCACCGAGGTGTACCTGGTCAACGACGGACCCGATGCACCGTTCGGCGGCATCTCGCTCGAGGACCTGTCGGACTGGGAGTCGACCGGTCAGGTGATGAAGTTCATCGTCACGGCTGCGACAAGCACGGACAACACCATGCCGCCCGGCCAACTGGTGCTCCCGGCGCAACCGGTGCTGCCGCCGAAGACCGCCACGCGGCAGTTGTCCCTCAATGAGGAGGAGTCGGCATCCGTCCGGGTCAGCGAGGACGATCAGGACAACATCGTGCTCGACTGCTCGAACGGCGAGGTCTTCGGGCCGACGGCGGCGCTGCTGGGGACACTGAACCCCGATGGCAGCGGCAACCCGTTGCTGTGGAGCGATCTCATCACCGAGAACCCGGCGCTCGGCGCGGTCGAAGTGTGGGAGCTGCACAACTTCACCGTCGACGCCCATCCGATCCACATCCATCAGGTCAAGTTCAAGGTCCTCGGGCGTGGATCAGACGGCATGCAGGCCCCCGAGCGATCGGAGACCGGATTCAAGGACACGGTGATCGCCTACCCGGGCGAGGTCACGCGCGTGAAGGCGCAGTACGACCTGCCGGGCTTCTACGTGTGGCACTGCCACATCGTGGAGCACGAGGACAACGAGATGATGCGCCCGTTCCACGTCGGACCGATCCCGCCGGACGCACCGGCGCAGTAGCGGGCGGTCGGCTGGCGTCAAGGGCCGCGCACCGAGCTGTACTCTGCGTTGTGCTTGCCGGCCATGAGCGCGATCACGCCCACCAGCGCCGTCGCGGCCGCCGTCACGAACATCGCCCGCGCCATCGCGGCCGATTCGAGGCGCGCCACGATGGCACCGCTGATTCCGATGGCGAGCATGTCGGGGGCGGTTCGCACGCTGCACGTGCGCAGGAGATCCCCACCGGTGTTCCTGTAGGGAACCGTGCGGTCAGGTGAACGCAAAGAGTGGGGGGAGGACGACCACGACCGTGGCGGCCCAGGCACCGAGCACGGGCAGGTAGCTCGTCTGCCACCGCTCCAGCCGGTTGAACGCGCCACGCCCCGCGATGAACCGCGCGGACAGCCAGGCCGTCCCCGCCAGGTTCACCAGCAGCACGAGGTTCAGCCCGAGTGCCGCCGTGCGGTTCGGGGTGAACCCGAGCTCGCCGATCCGGGTCAGCATCGCACCGACCACCATCAGGTCGAGCACGAGCGCGCTGCCGACGGCGACGAGTTGGATGCGGTCCATCCAGCCCGGTGCCTGTGAAGGGTCGCGGGCGGACATCCCGTACAGGACGAGCCCGAGCACGACCACCATCAGGGCATCGAACACGGCGAGCAACTCGCGATCGAACGCGCCTCCGAGTCCGGTCAGGGCATAGACGACGGCGGCGATGATCAGCATGGCCGCGAACAGTGGGGTGAAGATCATCGTGAGCACCGGCGCCATGTTCTCGACGACCTGTTGCTTCGACTCGACCAGCCACGCGGCAACGATCACGGCGCCCGCGGCTCCCAGCGGCAGCACCCACTCTGCGACCCGCTCAACATCGATGCCTGCGGGCTCGAGGATGGCGGCGGTCAGCCCCATCAGCACCCCGCCCCCGAGCGCGATCAGCACGTAGTAGATCAGCCACTCACCCGTGAAGCGGACGAAGTCCATGCGCCGCTCGTGAGACCGTACGGTGCCGTCCATGTAGGGGTAGGCGACCACGAACCACAGCGCGACCGGGAGGTGCGCGGCGACGAGCAGTTCGGTCGACGAGCCCTCGCTGTACGGGTAGACGTTGACCACGACGGCGGCGACCGCGACTGCGACAGCGACCCCGAGCCAGTCGCGCGACGTGAGCCGCCGCCGGCGGGCGAAGTAGCCGGCGAGGAACGGCAGCACGAGCATGCTCGCGTTGCGGAACAGCCACGGCGACTCCTGGCCCGGGAACCCCGCCGCGAGGCGTGCGACCTGGACCGTCACGGCGACCGCGGTCGCGAACACCAGCGTTTCGACCCAGCGGGTGTCGGTCCGTTCCTGCCCGTCCCCGTCGGACAGGACGAGCTGCCTCCACAGCCTGCCGCTGTGCTCGCGGGCGAACTCGCGCGACACGTCGTCGAGTCGCCCCATCCGCTTGACCGCGACGAGGAAGGCCTCGTCGGGCGTGAGACCGGCGGCGTCGAACGCGGCGATCTGGTCCCGGAGGTGCGCCTCGAGCTCGTCGACGTCGTGGCCGTTGACCGCCGGGGACGCCGCGACGTAGGCCCGCCACTCGGCGATCTCGGACTCCAGCTGCTCCACGGCTCAGGCCCTCCCCAGTACGAATGGCAGCACGTCGTCGCCTCCCCACACGTCGCCCAACGCCCGCGCGACGGTGACCCACTGACGCTTGTGGTCCGCGAGCGCCGCACACCCCTCATCCGTGATCGCGTAGTACCTCCGGCGCCGCCCCTGCGCTGGTGTTCGCCACTCCCTGGTCACGTAGCCGAGCCGGTGCAGACGTTGCAGAAGCGGGTAGAGCATCCCGTCGGTCCACTCGAGCTCGCCGTCCGAGAGCTCCCGGACGCGCTTGAGGATCGCGTAGCCGTAGCTCTCGCCATCTGCGAGGATCGCCAGCACCAGCGGCGTCGCCGACGCCGCCACCAGGTCCTTGTCGATGTGCACGTGTCGCCCTCTCGAAGCCACGGTGCTTCATACATAGAAGCACAATGTGCATAGGGCTGCAATGTGCGCAGCGGGGTCGGCGCCCACGAACGATGACGGACCGGCGACTTCACCGTTACCACGTGGTCGCGATCGGTGTATGCCTGGAGCGCGATGTTGGCGGCGGCGCAGGTCAACCACCCTGATCTGTTGATCCTCGACGAACCAGCGGCGTCCCTCGATCCGTTGGGACGCCGTGACGTCCTCGACGTCATGGCCCGGCTGCGGACCCACGCCACGGTCTTCTCCACCACGCACATCCTCGACGACGTGCAACGCGTCAGCGACCACGTCGCCATCCTCGACGGCGGGCGACTGGTCGCCAACGCACCGACGCGGGAACTGCTCAATGGCGGCGCCAGAGCCTACGAGGTGACGGTACGCGGCGACGGCGCAGCAGCGTCCCGGACGCTGCACGCTGAGCCGTGGGTCACCGGCATCACCGCAGGCCCCCACGACGGCTCGACGACCCTGACCGTGACCGTCGCCGACGAACCCGCCGCGGAGTCGCGTCTGCTGCGGTCGGTGCTCGCCGACGGGAACACGACCGTCACGTCGTTCGGCCGCAGACACCAGCACCTGGAAGATGTGTTTCTCCAACTCGTGGACGGCGATCACCAATGAGCACGATCACACCAGCCACTGGCCGATCCGGGGCGCTGGTACCTGTCACGCCGACCGGTCGGCTGGGCGGCTACGCCAATCTCGTCGGCAAGGAGCTCAGCCAGTGGTGGAGAACCCGCCTGTGGTGGAGCCAGGTGCTCGTCTGGGTCATCCTGCTCAACGGCGTCACGACGGTGGTCATGCTGACCGAGCCGGGAGTCCCTCGCGGCGACCTGCTGCGCGAGGTCACCAGCACGTTCCTGGCGATGGGGGCGATCGCGATCGGGATCGGCGTCGTGCTCACCGTCCAGGGGGCCATCGTCGGCGAGAAGGAGCTCGGCACGGCCGCCTGGGTCATCTCCAAGCCGGTCTCACGCGCCTCGTTCATCGTTGCGAAGCTCGTCGGACACGGCGTCGGGTTCCTGGTGACGGCCCTGGTCGTCCCGGCCGTCGTGTTCACCGTCGAGGCATCCAGCCTGCTGTCGCGCACACCAACGCTCGGGTCGTTCACGGCGGGCCTCAGCGTCGTGGCTCTGGTGGTCCTCTTCTACCTCGCCCTGACCCTCGCCCTTGGGACCATGTTCGCCGGCCGCGGCCCGGTGGCGGGGATCGGCATCGGGGTCCTGCTCGCCGGCGTGTTCTTCAAGGGCATGCTGCCACCCGCGATCGTGTACGCCACGCCGTGGCTGCTCGGCGACATCGCCGGCGCCATCGCGACGAGCGGTCCACTCGACCCCAACTGGTACGTGCCGGTCGTCGTGACGGGCTTCGCGGCGATCGTCCTTGTACTCGTCGCCCTGTGGCGCTTCCAGCGCGAGGAGTTCTGACCCACCCTCCCACGGAGGCGGACATGCCGCAGTCACAGCTTGGCCGCTGCAGCGCTGATCGCGCTCGTCGCCGGCGCGCTCGTCATCGTCACCTGGGTCCGGCCATGGTGATGGCGGCGATCCCGCTGCGCTGCCCGAGACGGGGGTGCCCCCGGCCTACGCGATCAAAGCGTGGCCTCGGTCGTCGCCTTCGCGCTGATCTCCTGCGGCGTCGGCTTCGTCATCGGTGCACGCTTCGGTACGCCGACGGCGTGACGCCGGCGTGACGGACGAAGATCCGCCGGAAGTAGCGGACGTCACGGAATCCGGATGCGGCGGCGACGCGGTCGATCGACCCGTCGGTCGTGCGGAGCAGCGTACGTGCGTGGTCGACGCGTTCCTGGTGGATGTAGGTCGTGATCGGGACATTGGCGTCCTTGCGAAACGCGCGGCCGAGGTGGTCCGGGTGGTAGCCGAGCGCCGCTGCGATGGTGGCGGTCGTCAGGTCGGGATCGTCGAGATGCTCCGCGATGTGCTGTGCGGCCAGGCGCCGCAAGCGCTCGTCGTTCGACATCGATCGGCTGTCGGGTGCAGCGAGGCGGTGCAGGATGAGCGTGGTGTACGCGTCGGCCGCCTGTTGGGTGAGTCGGTCTTCGTCGCGGTCGGCGAGGTAGCGAGCGAAGACTGCTGCGATCTCTCGCCGGTCGTGGGCGACGCCTGTGGGCGTCGGGCCCTGATCCATGGCGGTGGGTTCGCATGTGAAGCAGATCCAACGGAACCATGTGTGGTCGTCGAGATCACGCGTGCCGTAGTGCCGCATGCCCGCGCGGAGCAGAATCCACTGGCCCTCGTGTACGTCGTGCCCAGTCGATGCTTCGGTGATCGGCAGGACGCCCGCCTCGACCAGGATGAGTTCGTGGACGGGCAACGTCCTGTCGGCGTGGCGGCGCACCGTCGCGGGCGCATGGATGCCCAGACCGACGCTGCGCACGGGCAACGCCGCGATCCCGGTGGCCGGAGGCGCGGCCGGATGTGGCCACGGCATCGGAATCGTCTCGGCCAACATCGGAATCAGTCCTGATCAGACAGCAACGCCGTAGATACGGTGGACATCTGCCTCGGAATCCTATCGACGACGGAGCAGGCGATGCTCGACCGGGACGCGATCGACCGGTTCCACCGCGACGGCTTCCTGGTCGTGCATGGCGTGCTCGACGAGACGGAGATCACGGTTCTGCGGTCCGCCGTGGACAGCACCGTGGCCAAGGGTGTCGCAGGCGTAGGGACGGGCCACAGCTACCGGAACGTCGACGGCGGCAACGCGTACTTCCGCACCGACGGCGTCTGGAGCTACGACGGGGCGTTTCGCGACGTCACCGTGAAGCCGGAGATCCTGGCGATCGTCGGTCAGCTGCTCGGCCACCCCTTCGTCCCCGTCAACGACACCATCGTCGTCAAGTTGCCGCAGTCCGGCGTGGCGATCGATTGGCATCAGGATCCTCCGTACGCAGGCATCGGTGGGCGCGCAACCACATTCGGGGTGCCGAACTTCGACATCGACATCTACCTGGACCACGCGACGGTCGAGACGGGGTGTCTGTACGCGATCGCTGGGCACCACCTGGTCGGCCACGTCGAGCTCGAGCGTTTCACCGATGACGAGCTGTTCGATCGCGACGACGCGATGTCACTCGAACTGGGACCGGGCGACGTGCTGGTGCACGCGATCACGGCGCCGCACGGCAGCCGCGCCAACGTCACCAACGAGCTTCGGCGTGTCGTCTACCTGCACTACATGGCGCGGGAGGTCCTCGAGCAGCTCTACGGCCGCTGGGCGGACGTCGACAGCTTCGGACCCGAAGGCCTCGATCGCCTGCACGCCATGGTCGAGCAGGCCGGCGGCATCGACCGGCTGTCAGCGCGCGACGTGCTACTCGGCGACGACGGGTTCGTATTCGTCGGGTCACCTGCGACGCCGCGCTACCACTGGCAGGCCCTCGTCGACGCACTGTCCGCGAACGAGGCGATGGCCCGCAGGACCCTCGGTGCCGCTGACCCGGCCGTCGGTGGCACCGGGCGCAGCCACCGACCGC is drawn from Euzebyales bacterium and contains these coding sequences:
- a CDS encoding CBS domain-containing protein, translated to MSVRVSVILDRKGADVATIPPDATVIDALRALADHDVGALVVSAAGDTVDGIISERDIVRRLADEGEATLHAPVKAVMTADVRTCGPDETSDAVMEAMTRHRGRHLPVVVDGRLAGIVSIGDVVKARIDELTFEKESMQSYISGSPRM
- a CDS encoding ABC transporter ATP-binding protein → MAAIEVDGLRKTYGSVRAVDGLSFTVARGEVFALLGPNGAGKTTTVEILEGHRSRDSGTVSVLGFDPEDGGGAYRERIGIVLQEAALDEEFSVRELARLYAGFFPAPRSVDEVIGLVGLTDKADVRIGTLSGGQRRRADLALGLIGDPELLYLDEPTTGFDPSARHAAWEMLEGLRELGKTILLTTHYMDEAEHLADRVAMIAAGRLVALGTPDELAEQQMASTTVITFVAPDEYGSLPALHGRAQRDGHRVEVRTSAPTDDLHELTAWALARGVELRSLRLARPTLEQVYLDVVGRAERERADV
- a CDS encoding ABC transporter permease, whose product is MSDAMAARQARRTSGPALVGAQVVYAVRAFLRNRASVVLALGLPLTFLVVFGLMVGNETISAESDVRVAQYLAPVAVVFAVAMITFSALPTGVARARERGILKRLHGTPLPWSDFLVGRVGAAVVISLAGVAVLLAVGVLAYDVQLFGRTAGALVVTLVVGIACFAALGLAAVALLGPSTVVEAVTSGCIVILAFISGIFVVGTDMPPWLDRVGSFFPLKHFVDAMTTAFDPFGTGTGLSPDHLAVMAAWGVVGLVVAARFFRWAPPVAVGGRTGRGTGTDTVGPRSMRHIVAGQVRYADAALWRDPGGWFFGLAFPVLLLVLMPLLFGEEVRIGGRTMAEILAAGMPVYAIAVVAYVVQASAVAKARDRGVLKRLGGTPLPGWAYVAGRIGSTLWISAADTVVILAVAAGLHDVTIHPAAVPGLALAVLVGGVSLAALGLALAALVPRSSSVDAIALGTLLPVALLSGLFPVAADYPPAVRDAIALLPLSPFRQAVADALASTTTPEIAWTSLSVMVAWGVVAALVATRLLRREPAARRRATSAAVDGEAA
- a CDS encoding multicopper oxidase, which translates into the protein MLTRRQFLRSGAYSTAAVMVAPGLMMKIGPSGPVLFQIPGGSLAPGDVAKYALPLVKPPAMPLSKGSNRNRDFYRIGVRQFRQRILSPPHPATTVWSYGSVDFPGPAVDPDTGSLTGGTFNYPAFTIEATANKRTQVLWRNELVDQNNNFLPHLLPIDQTLHWANPPGGLDGRDTRPTNPSQAPYMGPVPLVTHVHGAHTGEDSDGYAEAWYLPNAANIPAGYATTGSFYDYYNTKYAHDWAPGTASFMYPNDQPAATLWYHDHTLGMTRNNVYAGPAGFWLIRGGPYEKDLGYVAAGVGDSPLGKYTEIPIAIQDRSFNADGSLFYPDNRAFFEGLNPAQLQIPFIPDEACDGLPSDVSPIWNPEFFGNMIVVNGFTWPFLEVERRRYRFRFLNGCNSRFLVLKLTTSPRTDNGGFNTPEFSFWQIGAEQGFLPAPVELDHLLMGPAERADVIVDFTDIPVGTEVYLVNDGPDAPFGGISLEDLSDWESTGQVMKFIVTAATSTDNTMPPGQLVLPAQPVLPPKTATRQLSLNEEESASVRVSEDDQDNIVLDCSNGEVFGPTAALLGTLNPDGSGNPLLWSDLITENPALGAVEVWELHNFTVDAHPIHIHQVKFKVLGRGSDGMQAPERSETGFKDTVIAYPGEVTRVKAQYDLPGFYVWHCHIVEHEDNEMMRPFHVGPIPPDAPAQ
- a CDS encoding permease prefix domain 1-containing protein yields the protein MEQLESEIAEWRAYVAASPAVNGHDVDELEAHLRDQIAAFDAAGLTPDEAFLVAVKRMGRLDDVSREFAREHSGRLWRQLVLSDGDGQERTDTRWVETLVFATAVAVTVQVARLAAGFPGQESPWLFRNASMLVLPFLAGYFARRRRLTSRDWLGVAVAVAVAAVVVNVYPYSEGSSTELLVAAHLPVALWFVVAYPYMDGTVRSHERRMDFVRFTGEWLIYYVLIALGGGVLMGLTAAILEPAGIDVERVAEWVLPLGAAGAVIVAAWLVESKQQVVENMAPVLTMIFTPLFAAMLIIAAVVYALTGLGGAFDRELLAVFDALMVVVLGLVLYGMSARDPSQAPGWMDRIQLVAVGSALVLDLMVVGAMLTRIGELGFTPNRTAALGLNLVLLVNLAGTAWLSARFIAGRGAFNRLERWQTSYLPVLGAWAATVVVVLPPLFAFT
- a CDS encoding PadR family transcriptional regulator, whose product is MHIDKDLVAASATPLVLAILADGESYGYAILKRVRELSDGELEWTDGMLYPLLQRLHRLGYVTREWRTPAQGRRRRYYAITDEGCAALADHKRQWVTVARALGDVWGGDDVLPFVLGRA
- a CDS encoding ABC transporter permease subunit, encoding MSTITPATGRSGALVPVTPTGRLGGYANLVGKELSQWWRTRLWWSQVLVWVILLNGVTTVVMLTEPGVPRGDLLREVTSTFLAMGAIAIGIGVVLTVQGAIVGEKELGTAAWVISKPVSRASFIVAKLVGHGVGFLVTALVVPAVVFTVEASSLLSRTPTLGSFTAGLSVVALVVLFYLALTLALGTMFAGRGPVAGIGIGVLLAGVFFKGMLPPAIVYATPWLLGDIAGAIATSGPLDPNWYVPVVVTGFAAIVLVLVALWRFQREEF
- a CDS encoding helix-turn-helix transcriptional regulator, with protein sequence MLAETIPMPWPHPAAPPATGIAALPVRSVGLGIHAPATVRRHADRTLPVHELILVEAGVLPITEASTGHDVHEGQWILLRAGMRHYGTRDLDDHTWFRWICFTCEPTAMDQGPTPTGVAHDRREIAAVFARYLADRDEDRLTQQAADAYTTLILHRLAAPDSRSMSNDERLRRLAAQHIAEHLDDPDLTTATIAAALGYHPDHLGRAFRKDANVPITTYIHQERVDHARTLLRTTDGSIDRVAAASGFRDVRYFRRIFVRHAGVTPSAYRSVHR
- a CDS encoding phytanoyl-CoA dioxygenase family protein, producing MLDRDAIDRFHRDGFLVVHGVLDETEITVLRSAVDSTVAKGVAGVGTGHSYRNVDGGNAYFRTDGVWSYDGAFRDVTVKPEILAIVGQLLGHPFVPVNDTIVVKLPQSGVAIDWHQDPPYAGIGGRATTFGVPNFDIDIYLDHATVETGCLYAIAGHHLVGHVELERFTDDELFDRDDAMSLELGPGDVLVHAITAPHGSRANVTNELRRVVYLHYMAREVLEQLYGRWADVDSFGPEGLDRLHAMVEQAGGIDRLSARDVLLGDDGFVFVGSPATPRYHWQALVDALSANEAMARRTLGAADPAVGGTGRSHRPLPPP